Part of the Tolypothrix sp. PCC 7910 genome, AAGGGAAAAAGAGCTGGAACTGTATTTTGATGGTGTAATGGCAACGACTGTGAACCACCACATACTTGCATGACCGCTAATGTGTTACCTTGTGTTGGGCGAACCGCGCCAATACTAAGCGGAATCCAGTCAATTTGCAGGCTTGGAGATTCCCTAACTCAGCGTCTCATTTATTCCTAGTTTCATACCCTTTCTTTATCGACAACAACAAATGCTTTGCCAAGAAGTTAGAGACAATACCAGATCGATTAGCTGAGTAATCGAATCACGGCTTATAGATTTAAATCTATGCTGTCATCTTAAAAGTCAGTAACTACTTATAGATTTAAGTGCAAGTAAGAAAAGGCATTAAGAAAAATTTGATGACTTCGCTAAAAATCTTTACGTATAAGGATTTCGAGAGCCAGTGCTGTGAAACTTCCTTGCTCGGTCGAGCCTCACAGGGGCGATCGCTCTTATCAGCTGAATCACTAAACGCCTCAAGTCATTGTGTATTCAGACTTGAAAAAAATATCAGAATACATCTCTTTAATCTAAGTAATCAACACAAGCCCAAATTAAAAGGTAATTGAATACACCAAGTAGAGAGCCGCCCACAAAGGCGGCTCTCTATTTCCCGACATTCTCCCGCCCAGAACCAACACCGTTTTTGACACTGCGATATTGAAAACGCTCATCAAGTCTTAGCGCGTAGTTTTCGGTATTAATGCTCACAAAGAAGGTGTGTGTTTTAGGTCTGGTAACTCTGGTAATTCAATCCCTCGGTTTCGCAATGCTTCAACTATCTGAGATATAGATTTATTTCCCAGATTTTTCAGCATTCGCAAGCCTGTGACACCATATTTTTTTAAATCTTCTATTGTGTTAACTTGTGCCTCTTTAAGTGCTATGTAAGTATTTCTTTTCAAATTTAATGATTCTATACTGTTTTCATCAACCATACTTACAAGAGTATTATCCCCATTTATTTTCTCTATGGGATGTACATCACTATTGGCAAACTCTACAAGCTGATTATCCACCGATATTGACTCTGCGCTTTGAGGGAAGCTAATTTGGTCAACACTGTGAACATTGGCATCAACAACCCTATTCGGCTTATTGTTCTCAAGTATTTCTAGAATTCTATCTATTTTTGTTAGTT contains:
- a CDS encoding DNA-directed RNA polymerase subunit alpha C-terminal domain-containing protein, which gives rise to MGKKSKESPIVSFRVPLSVVEKLITDGRLKSNHIKSELSNLIKNDWLTSVDAGVEPTVSVNTVYEQLTKIDRILEILENNKPNRVVDANVHSVDQISFPQSAESISVDNQLVEFANSDVHPIEKINGDNTLVSMVDENSIESLNLKRNTYIALKEAQVNTIEDLKKYGVTGLRMLKNLGNKSISQIVEALRNRGIELPELPDLKHTPSL